The proteins below come from a single Ptychodera flava strain L36383 chromosome 6, AS_Pfla_20210202, whole genome shotgun sequence genomic window:
- the LOC139134808 gene encoding monocarboxylate transporter 7-like isoform X1 gives MLVPWQGKMTSATNDDINIDRMPDDGRGHFSGDAMLGSERRLERHVSKDVPDGGWGWIITFSAFLNEVFIDGLTASVGVLMPTLKEYFQEGAGKVSFIASLGLFVFHCAGPISVSIGEYTGEKKAAMIGVLLCSAGLFISGFVVNVKMLYITISCLMYFGLTLSYLPTFTLLGSTSKNAMV, from the exons CCTTGGCAAGGAAAGATGACTTCTGCCACCAACGATGACATTAACATAGACAGAATGCCCGACGATGGCAGAGGGCACTTTTCAGGAGATGCTATGCTTGGTAGCGAAAGAAGACTTGAGCGTCACGTTTCAAAAGATGTTCCAGACGGTGGATGGGGTTGGATAATAACATTCAGCGCATTTCTCAATGAGGTATTCATTGATGGCCTCACTGCATCAGTAGGTGTTTTGATGCCGACACTGAAAGAGTATTTCCAGGAAGGAGCTGGAAAGGTTTCTTTCATTGCATCGTTAggtttgtttgtgtttcattGTGCAG GTCCAATTTCAGTCTCGATCGGAGAATACACTGGGGAGAAAAAGGCTGCTATGATCGGCGTTCTCTTGTGTTCTGCGGGTCTTTTCATCAGTGGATTCGTGGTGAATGTAAAGATGCTGTACATTACGATTAGTTGCTTAATGT ATTTTGGTTTAACCCTGTCTTATTTGCCAACTTTTACCCTGCTCGGAAGTACTTCCAAAAACGCCATGGTTTAG
- the LOC139134808 gene encoding monocarboxylate transporter 7-like isoform X2, whose amino-acid sequence MTSATNDDINIDRMPDDGRGHFSGDAMLGSERRLERHVSKDVPDGGWGWIITFSAFLNEVFIDGLTASVGVLMPTLKEYFQEGAGKVSFIASLGLFVFHCAGPISVSIGEYTGEKKAAMIGVLLCSAGLFISGFVVNVKMLYITISCLMYFGLTLSYLPTFTLLGSTSKNAMV is encoded by the exons ATGACTTCTGCCACCAACGATGACATTAACATAGACAGAATGCCCGACGATGGCAGAGGGCACTTTTCAGGAGATGCTATGCTTGGTAGCGAAAGAAGACTTGAGCGTCACGTTTCAAAAGATGTTCCAGACGGTGGATGGGGTTGGATAATAACATTCAGCGCATTTCTCAATGAGGTATTCATTGATGGCCTCACTGCATCAGTAGGTGTTTTGATGCCGACACTGAAAGAGTATTTCCAGGAAGGAGCTGGAAAGGTTTCTTTCATTGCATCGTTAggtttgtttgtgtttcattGTGCAG GTCCAATTTCAGTCTCGATCGGAGAATACACTGGGGAGAAAAAGGCTGCTATGATCGGCGTTCTCTTGTGTTCTGCGGGTCTTTTCATCAGTGGATTCGTGGTGAATGTAAAGATGCTGTACATTACGATTAGTTGCTTAATGT ATTTTGGTTTAACCCTGTCTTATTTGCCAACTTTTACCCTGCTCGGAAGTACTTCCAAAAACGCCATGGTTTAG